A genomic window from Salvelinus namaycush isolate Seneca chromosome 21, SaNama_1.0, whole genome shotgun sequence includes:
- the LOC120065784 gene encoding leucine-rich repeat and immunoglobulin-like domain-containing nogo receptor-interacting protein 1 produces the protein MGAREASGHSYLVACWQPILILMLGTVLSGSTTGCPSRCECNAQERSVICHRKKLMSVPEGIPTETQLLDLSKNRIKTINMDEFAAYPNLEELELNENTISAIEPGAFNNLYGLRTLGLRSNKLKLIQLGVFTGLSNLTQLDISENKIVILLDYMFQDLYNLRSMEVGDNDLVFISHRAFHGLSSLEQLTLEKCNLTSVPTEAFTHLHSLIFLRLRHLNIYVIKDYSFKRLYRLKVLEIANWPYLDTMTSNCLYGLNLTSLTITNGNLTSIPYVALRHLVYLRFLNLSYNPIHTIEGNKLHDLLRLQEFHLVGGRLAMIEPYSFRGLNYLKIFNVSGNALSTLEESAFHSVGNLETLALYDNPLACDCRLLWVFRRRWRLNFNRQQPTCASPEFVQGKEFKDFPDVLQPNYFTCRKSRIRDRKAQQKFVDEGTTVHFVCQADGDPAPVIMWLSPQKQFITTKTIGRLTVFPDGTLEVRYAQIQDNGTYVCIASNAGGNDTSLAHLHVHSYSPDWPHQPNKTFAFISNQPNENGANGTRTNVPFPFDIKTLIIATTMGFISFLGVVLFCLVLLFLWSRGKGATKHNIEIEYVPRKSDAGMSSNNADAPRKFNMKMI, from the coding sequence ATGGGGGCCAGGGAAGCGAGTGGGCACAGCTACCTGGTGGCTTGCTGGCAGCCCATTCTGATTCTGATGCTGGGCACCGTACTGTCCGGTTCCACCACAGGCTGCCCGTCCCGCTGCGAGTGCAATGCCCAGGAGCGCTCGGTCATATGCCACCGCAAGAAGCTTATGTCCGTCCCTGAGGGCATCCCCACAGAAACGCAGCTGCTGGACCTCAGCAAGAACCGCATCAAGACCATCAACATGGACGAGTTCGCAGCCTACCCCAACCTGGAGGAGCTGGAGCTCAACGAAAACACCATCTCGGCCATCGAGCCCGGCGCCTTCAACAACCTGTACGGCCTCCGGACATTGGGGCTGCGCAGCAACAAGCTCAAACTCATCCAGCTGGGTGTGTTCACGGGCCTCAGCAACCTCACCCAGTTGGACATCAGTGAGAACAAGATAGTCATCCTGCTGGACTATATGTTCCAAGACCTGTACAACCTGCGCTCCATGGAGGTGGGCGACAATGACTTGGTGTTTATCTCCCACCGGGCCTTCCATGGTCTCAGCAGCCTGGAGCAGCTGACTTTGGAGAAGTGCAACCTGACCTCGGTGCCCACCGAGGCCTTCACCCACCTCCACAGTTTGATCTTTCTCAGGCTGCGCCACCTCAACATCTACGTTATTAAGGATTACTCCTTCAAAAGACTGTACCGGCTGAAAGTGCTGGAGATCGCCAACTGGCCCTACCTGGACACCATGACCTCCAATTGCCTCTATGGACTGAACCTCACCTCGCTGACCATCACCAATGGCAACCTGACCTCCATCCCATACGTGGCTCTCCGGCACTTGGTCTACCTACGGTTTCTAAATCTGTCCTATAACCCCATCCACACCATTGAGGGGAATAAGCTCCATGACCTTCTGAGGCTCCAGGAGTTTCACCTGGTTGGGGGCAGGCTGGCTATGATCGAGCCTTACTCGTTCCGAGGCCTAAACTATCTGAAGATCTTCAATGTGTCTGGCAATGCCTTGAGCACCTTGGAGGAGTCTGCGTTCCACTCGGTAGGCAACCTGGAGACTCTGGCGCTTTACGATAACCCCTTGGCATGTGACTGCCGGCTGCTGTGGGTGTTCCGGAGACGCTGGAGGCTCAACTTCAACCGGCAGCAACCCACCTGCGCTTCACCTGAGTTCGTACAGGGAAAAGAGTTTAAAGATTTCCCGGACGTCCTGCAGCCCAACTACTTCACGTGTCGCAAGTCCAGGATCCGGGACCGCAAGGCGCAGCAGAAATTTGTGGACGAGGGAACTACTGTTCATTTTGTATGCCAGGCGGACGGTGATCCCGCCCCAGTCATCATGTGGCTCTCACCCCAGAAGCAGTTCATCACGACCAAAACCATCGGGCGGCTCACAGTATTCCCCGATGGCACCCTTGAGGTGCGCTACGCTCAGATTCAGGATAATGGCACGTATGTGTGTATAGCCAGCAACGCCGGTGGCAACGACACATCTCTCGCCCACCTGCATGTCCATAGCTACTCTCCAGACTGGCCTCACCAACCCAACAAGACCTTTGCATTCATCTCCAACCAGCCCAATGAGAATGGTGCCAATGGGACCCGAACCAACGTCCCTTTCCCCTTCGACATAAAGACCTTAATCATCGCCACCACCATGGGTTTCATATCTTTCCTTGGTGTCGTCCTGTTTTGTCTGGTGCTACTCTTTCTGTGGAGTAGAGGTAAAGGGGCCACAAAGCACAACATAGAGATTGAGTATGTGCCACGCAAGTCAGACGCTGGGATGAGCAGCAACAACGCAGACGCCCCTCGCAAGTTTAACATGAAAATGATTTAA